The nucleotide sequence aaataagttgaaagaACGTGATTGTCTATCCATTTTTCTACTATATTTGATCATATTTAATAGCAcattatttttatggaaaaaattcCACCGTGTGAActttaagcaaattttaatgaAAGATGAACTTTATGTTTCAAAGTGAATTATACATTTTCCCTTCTTCTTTAGTTGATAGGAGTGGCTTTTGGTATCGAGTCTTAGTCGCCCGTTATGGCGAAGTAGgtgggaggttggaggttggggCTGGAGTTGTTCTTCTTGATGGAGGGAGGTAGGGCAGATTAGAGATGGGAGAGGTGTTATTGGTGGAGGCTGGTTTGGGGAGTGTGTGTCTAAGAAGTTGGGGGATGGTTCagacactttgttttggtatgataaGTGGTTTAGGATCGGTTTCTTTTTGTGAGAGGTTTCCTAGGTTGTTTGATCTTTCTGAGAACAAATCTATTACGGTGGCAGGTTTGTTCTCTCTTGGTGTAGAGCGGGGTGGGGAGGCGTGGAAGTGGAGGAGGAGGTTgtgggcttgggaggaggaggagttagaggagtgtagggcttCTTTGACTGATGTTTCTCTACAAgattttgtttcagataggtggGTGTGGTTACCAGACCCTTTTGAGGGGTACACAGTTCGGGGTTCATATCACATGCTGACTACAAGGGATGTTTCACTTAGGGATCCTACAACTTCTTTGATTTGGCATAATCAGGTGCCGTTGAAGGTTTCTTTATTTGCTTGGAGGTTGCTTCGTGATAGATTGCCTACTAAAGTCAATTTGGCTCAAAGACGGGTGCTTGACACAAGAGCTTCTTTGTGTGTTTCAGACTGTGGCATGTGTGAAAAGGCGCAACATTTGTTTCTATCTTGTGATGTTTTTCATCTTTATGGCCTCTGGTGCGTCATTGGCTGGGTATTATAGGTGTTGATACCAATGTTCTTCTAgatcattttcttcagtttgtgAACTTGACAGGTGGAGGTAAAGCTACTAGAGACTTTCTTCAGCTTATTTGGCTCTTGTGCGTTTGGGTCTTATGGAACGAACATAATAACAGGATTTTTAATAAAGTTGTAACTTCTATCCCCAggttgttagataaagttaaatatatgtcTTTAGCCTGGTTGAAAGCCAAAAAGGTTGTTTTTAGGTTTGGTTTAGATATGTGGTGTTCAAATCCCTTACAATGTTTGGGTATCGTGTAATGGTTTGCTTTAGTTGTTTGTATGACTCTATGGTTGTAAAGTAGTtcttttggcacaccttgtgctagaagagttgtttttgatgattaatataattccatttttgattgttcaaaaaaaaaagaattgttcctattaatttatcattttaattcaacattaattataattatacgAATAACATTTTTTACTATTTATCGAAAAGAGATAAATAAGTGAAATTGGATAATAAATAAGGATCTCGTTAACAATTGCTCTTAGAGCACTTGTTAAGGTAACCAAAATTAGTAGTTTTATATTAGAAACAacaatttgtaaattttttataagttgACTTgaccactttttatcattttccgacacaaaatttgtatttttgttcCCTTATCCAATGCCTCAAGGCATTCTTTaacattttcaataaataaacatTATCATTATAGAAAATGACAAATGATTCATcaaaatttatagttttttttatttttttatttttttatattgatatgTTTAGAATGTTTAAAACGCAAACAAAAGAAATTGAGTGattataaaattcattcaatgaaaataaaaattgtatatagAATAAATGAAAAAGGTTGCTTTGAACTTTTGTTTATGAAGAAGATATGGGTTCCCCATTTCATAAACTTGGCTTTCGGTTTAGTGGGATATGTGGGGagagatgaatgaatgaatttggcAGGCAATTAGATATATTTCCATGCTTTGCCCAATctcttttcttatttattttgttgtctTGCAACATAAATGTAAATCACATAGGATGAAGCTGACCTCACATAGGATGAGTCTTATGTTGTGAGGGATTATTCAACTCACTGACTAGTGCTTAAATTTCACTTTTAGCTTCCAAAATTTTGAGCCCATCAAAGTCCCCTATTTGTTTGAGCCAAAATTGGCCCCCCTCGTcaccaaaaaatataacaatgtgttacaatattttgttgttttgtaggGATGGTGACAATAGGGATTGGTCTCATTACCACAAGCATTAATTATGCATGTTACCAGTTGAGATCAATGTATTCCTAGTATTTTTTACTAGACTGCAATATTTGTTTGGAGAAAAACATCATTAGTAAAAGAGAAATGCTATTGACAAACTCTCTGTCAAACTCTTTTTAACACACTCTCTTACGTGAAGCCACATCATCtatctaattaataattttattagttACCGGTTGTCCCTGTTAACAAggttatttcttttattttattttccctttattaTTTGTTCAACTTCTCTCACACGTATATAAAACTCAAGTGAAATCATCTCTTCCGCAAACTACTCCACTACTTCACGACAGAATAACAAGAATATACAACAGAGACCAACACATCAAACTCCATCTTTACCCTGCAATTGGCAATATTCTCCTTTTCATTTAAATTGGGAAGCAGTGGTTTGGTTGGTTGAGAAATATATAGGACATTAATAACGTGAAATGAGATTCAATTGTCGTCTAATTCATAAAGGAATGGAACAAAATGGCAAAATCACCCAACAAGACACAACCCCTAATAAAGGAATAATTGTAAACGAGAACTAGTGCtaataaatgtataaataaagaaataagagatgaatGATAATTTACAAGTGATTTACATTCTATCTTTGGAATTAGGATATTTGTTATTATGTTGAGTGGTTCAGCCCCACTCTAAAGTTGTTGGGAGTTTTTTGGTATGATATGATGTGCTGATTTTTTAGCTCTCAGGATAGTGAAAAGAGGATGAAGTATCCGGATTGATGAACTCTGCTTAATATGTTTGAGTTGTTCTAGGCTCTTAAGTTTGTGATTGAATTTTATCTTAAGTTTGTGGAGATATTACTAAAGGATTTTAAGTTATTAGGTGAACTGATAGCAACAGCTTGATCATTAGTCTTACTTATCTAgctaatataaatttttgtacAGGGAGAGAATCTCATAAGTATTGCTATCTTTGCTTTTGGAGGATTAATGTATTGGTTTATGAAGCACATATACTCCTCAATTAAGCGTGCTCGATGTCAGACACACGTCGATTtttgacaccgacacatataattatattgaattatgtgatgtttacaaattattatcggtgtccATGTGCTTGTGTTCGTGTTGTTTCTAGTTTATGTTATgtatctgtgcttcataggtattgattaattttagttttttgttttcatcGAGCTTTATTGAGAGATAGACATGTAAAGTTTGTGTAATTGATGGTTGTATCTTTGTACTTTATATAATCCTTTGCACATCTTGTGTTTAGGTtagtttattaataaattttgccttccaaaaaaattatttaaaaacaagtgagtaacatttttttagacTGATAACATGTGAGTTACATAGCCAATTGGTTTAAGTCCACTGCTAGATACAAACATGAAACATAGTGAATTGGTTTAAGTCCACTGCTACTTTTTTTGAATCTGGGAAATTTTATTCGAGGCCAAGCTACCAaaagcaacaaaacaaaaacgcCGCCCGTACGCGTAACGCCCCGGAAAAACACCGCCAAACTGAACAGaaacaacaaacaataaacaaatctAGTTGATCATCATATCAACATAGCTAAATCCTAATAGGtcttttatttaaagaaaaccACATCAGTAAAATAAAAGATTCATAAACTGGTACATAAAGATGTCTAGTTGATTATCACATCAACATTATCAAATCCAATTGAATCATCATCTAGTCTTTACAAAAGTATATCAAACAAGTCTCTAAAACAACATTCTTAGCTCCTTCAACCCTGATGATTTTCCTgtgaaaataagaaaacaaaagacaatTAGTTGAAAACTCAAAATGTATCTACTAACTAAATATTAAATCACCTAAGAATAATGTGTCATACCATTCTTGGCAATGCAGCTGTTACTTCATCATTGAGAACATTTGAGGTATTTACTGCTTCTCTTTGGACAATAGCAGACTTAAAATCACAACAAATACATAACAATGAGAAATAAtgctaaaatagaaaaaaaaaacattatacaaATTTTGATGAAGTTAAAATCTTCTAACCTTTTTTACTTTACAACTAGATGTTCTCTTACGACCTCTCTCGATCCCACTCTTTATTCTTCTTGGAGCCCCTTTTGTATTTGCTCTTTTCGGATCACGCACTAGCTTCACACGTAAACTGCTCTGACCAACTTTTTCCTTGTCGATTTTCAAAGACCGGTTGATAGTTGCACACTGTTTCAAAGTTTCTTCAAGTGCATGGCAAGCCAAATTGTAACTCTCAAAACTTAGCGATCCTTCTTCAAGAAATTCAATAGCCTTTTGATATAAAGAATCATATCTCTCCTTACTAGAACACACATCTTCTTTCATTATCCTTGTATGATGCTTGCTTCTAATATCCTTGGTCCATCTTCTTAAAATATAGTGCGATGGGACAACACAGACACCAACAGCTTGGAATGCCATCAATGAATGTCTACAAAGAAGATACCCATTATACTCAAAAAAGCGACATAGACACGATATTTCCTTCTTCGAGACATCACACTCTACAATAAACTCGTCATTTTTATGAAAGTCGAAAATTGTAAAAGTGGCAGTAAGATTATCATTATGCTCTTTCACAATACGGCATCCAGATAATCCCAAAACTTCAACTTGAAATTTCTTGAAGATTTCATGTGTATATATCATCGACATTTGCTTCTCAAAAGGCGATGGAGTCCTAAGAACAGGTTGCTTGTGCCATGTCTTAAAATCAGCTTGCTTTTCCGCCTCTTCTCTATCATGTAAAGCAACTTTATATTTTTCGACAAATTCCTTTAATGTAGTTTTCTTACAtacatatttgtcaaaaaaagaattaatgcTCTCTGATCTTTGAGTTGTTGACAAGCCACCAAAAAATGTATCATTCATGTAAACAGGAACTCAATGTTCACGTTCTTCATATAAAGAGTGAATCCAATCATCTCCAAATAGATCAAATTTTTCCACCATTTCATGCCATTTATcttcaaattgttgttttgaCCAAGACTTATATATGCATATGTTGAGATATCTCATGAAGTCTTCGTCATCTCTTAAAACATGACTAAGCTTCTCAGGCACCTTTCTAAGTATATGCCAAAGACAAAATCGATGTCGAGAATTTGGAAATACCTCTTTAATAGCCTCTTTCATTGCTCTATCTTGATCAGTTATGATTGCATTTGGAGGTTTTCCACCCATTGCTCTAAGCCATATTTTCATCAACCATATGAAAGTGTTCTTGGTCTCATCTGAGAGTAATGCACAACCAAGTAACCTTGATTGAAAGTGATTGTTTACACCAATAAAAGGAGCAAATGGCATTTTGTACTTATTTGTGATATATGTAGTATCAAATGAAATCACATCTCCAAACTCTTGATAGTCTTCTCTACCTTTTGCATCCACCCAAAATACATTTTTCATGCGACCCTCATCATCCATATCAATTGCATAAAAGAATCCTGGACTTTCTTCTTGCATGAGCATAAAACAATCTAACATTGCATTTGCATCTCCAGATTCTAAAGCCAAACGCCGACCTTTATCTAAATGGTTTCTTACATCTTTCTCCAAGCAACCAATGTTTTCATATCCTCCATATTCTTTGGCCATTGTGGCAAAAATTTTGCTTGTTCTCACTCCAACATGGTGCAAAGTTTCAATAGAATGCTTTTGAGCTTTATTGATTCCTCTATGGCAAGGAAAATAATGTGCATATGCTGGAAAAAGTTCGTGATTGTGGTCTTTAATGAAGCTATGAACAATCCATTTTCCATCACAAATTCTTTTAACACGTAAACTAGCCTCACATCCCACCTTCAAACAAGGACGTGGATTTTGTGAACTGGATTCTCGCTTCTTGCCGTATCTTGTGCAAGCATAACTTACATCAATAAACTCTCTAGAAATCTTTGAACGACGACTATTTTTAATTGATATCCCAAACCCAACTGATTTAGCATAATGAGTGTAGAACGAATAAGCATTTTCTTGTGAATCAAATTCCATTCCAATGTTAGGTTCTTGACCACCGTTAGCCTCTAAATCAACGGTACATGAATCATTGTCACCAATCTCCTTGACAGCTTGCTCTTCATTCCCATCAATAGAATGTTCTCCATTCCCATCAACAACTTCCATTAATTCCTATATTTCAGATAATAATtataactatataaatatataacaagTAATGATAACTCAAAGCAACAAAGAATTAGTCATAATGTactgaataaaataaacattaaaaagaatttatttggGGAAGTTGGTAACGATGAATGTAAATATACTATGTACAAAACTAAAGATCTAAAACTAATTGTCTAAATCccacatatatattataaggctaatatattatatttatatatttatagttcCATCAAGTACCATACTAACAAGTAATGTTTACCTTACTTTTAAGAGATGATGATAACAGATTGCACTAGTGTAACATAGAAATTTGGTGGACGTGGCTTTGAAACAAATGATGGCAACACCAACTATGGTTTGACGACGGTGGAAAGAATATGTTGCAGTGAGTGCAGCGGTGAGAAGATTTTACAATATAGATAGATGGCGCCAGGGTATATATTGCAGGGTAAAGATGGAGTTTGATGTGTTGGTCTCTGTTGTATATTCTTGTTATTCTGTCGTGAAGTAGTGGAGTAGTTTGCGGAAGAGATGATTTCACTTGAGTTTTATATACGTGTGAGAGAAGTTGAACAAATAATAaggggaaaataaaataaaagaaataaccTTGTTAACAGGGACAACCGGTAACtagtaaaattattaattagataGATGATGTGGCTTCATGTAAGAGGATGTGTTAAAAAGAGTTTGACAGAGAGTTTGTCAATAGCATTTCTCTTAGTAAAAATACGATACTCTTAAGGTTATTATTAAAACAAGTTTTACCAAAGTAAACATGAATTGGTAAAAGAAAATACTTTGGTGACAGAATAACAAGATAATTCAGCACAAGCTACATCAATTTAGGTTCAAACAAAATTTCCCTTTTCTAACATCTCTATCATCATTGAAACATAAAACTACAAATAGAAACCAGTCAAGAACAACAAATTGATCTATGCTTGCTTGCttgcaaaagaagaaaacagGGTCTCAAATGCTTTAACATATAACAGAAGATAACTACAAGTCTACAACACCTAAGATTGATACCAGTAACTGCATATAACCACCTCAAATCTCGATTGAtgcattaatatttttcaaaacatattccAATTGTGAACTAGGCTGAGCTGGATAATCATTGCTGTAACATCGGAAGCTTCCCAATCGTCTCTAAGGTCTTTCGTCTCCTTGATCTACCACGCCCCCCTTGTATTATTGCCCCCGCCTCTGCCTGTCAATGTTGATGTTCACATAATTAAGATAACATATAACATTCGAATTAAGGCTTTTCAACTGATAATTAATCAATGCCATATAACTTGGTGTTTAAAATTTAGTTACTCTAATGATATGGACCTTATTAATTGTTTATTCAATTCAAAGTTGGATAAAATCACAAAACTTAACCTCAAAATTCAGGAAAACATTATAGTGAAATAAATTACAGGTACTTACATTAGGACCGTCGGGTATCTGAGGAGGCTCCTCCTGAACAGCCATGTTTTCTGGGGTTGTAACATCAGCATTAGCAACACTTGATGAAGATGCCTCTTCCTGTGCAGTTAAAGTTTCCGAGACAATAGGTTGCTTTTGAAGATCAGAACCGTCAGGTATCTGAGGAGGCTCCTCCTGAACAGCATCCATGTTTTCTGGGGTTGGATCATCAACATTAGCAACACTTGATGAATTTGACGAAGATGCCTCATCCTGTGCAGGTGAAGTTTCCCTGACATCAGGTTGAATTTGAAGATCATAACGGcccctttgttttttttgtggttgtAGTTGCAGTTTTGGAAACTGAATGTCATTCAACTCCAGAGACATTAACGGTTCAATCCTTTTCACTTCTGATTCATCCAATTTACCGTTGTCCGCAactaacaacaaaaaacaacacgTAATTCAAATATAACCCAAATAATCAGAAAATTGATGCTACATTATAGACTATagtatgaaattaaaatatattataaactatagtcttaaatataagcaaaagatCAATCATTACCGGGTGGGGCTACTGGTTTTAATTCATGTGGTACTTGATGATGAGTAATGATATCAAGATCATCCATGTTTTCCTTGTCCCTGCCACCAGAATCACGTTCCCTTGTATTAGTCCCCCCGCCTCTCCCTGTCGATGTTGGTGTAGTAGGCGTATCTGACTGCAACATTCATAACATATAGCATTTGATTAAAGGCTTTTCCACTGATAATTAATCAACCATATATATAACTTTGTATTTAAAACTTAGTTACCTCAATGATCTGGACCTTATTAATAgtttattcaattcaaatttgaataaaatcaCAAAACTTAAACTCCAAATTCAGGAAAATATTACGGCAAACATTAAATTAGAGGTACATAGAATAGACCTGTTAGATACCTGTGAAAATTCCTCTTGAACAGCCACAGGTTCTTCTATATCAAGAGCATCCATGTTTTCATCAGCATTAGCAACACCTGATGAATTTGAGGAAGATGCCTCTTCCTGTGCAGTTGGAGTTTTTGAGACAATAGATTGATTTTGAATAGCAGAACGGCCCAGTAACCGAATGTCGTTCTCCTTTCTTAGAGACTTTAATAGTTCTAACATTTTCACTGCTGATTCATCCAAATCCGATGCAACATTATAGACTAAagtatgaaattaaaatatattataaactatATACAGGCAAAAAGTCGTAATTACCGGATGGTGGATGCTCAGAATAAAATCGAGGATCAATATCTTTGGATGTTATTGGGGCTACTGGTTTTGATTCATGTGCTACAAGATGATCATGGGTAATGATATGAAGAATATCATTCTTTATAAAATAACCATTACCATTTCCTTGTGGAGCAAGATAGATGGTGTGAACAAACTTGCGACATTCTGCAATATCTTCGATTTTCACAAATCctgaaacaacaaaaagcacACCAAGACCCCAACATTCAAGAAAGTGCACTGTATTGGTTTGTATAGCATCGAACTTGAGTGACAGTATAAGATTATGAATTTGATTGAGTTCGGTAGCGGTTGTGACTGTGTGGCTGTTGATGACAAGAATCATGGTGCTGTTTTCCGTGTAGAAGTAATGCATGTTGTTAGCATCACTACAAAGAAGTCCATAGTATTGTGGAGCAAACTGCATGCGTGACACACAGAAATTATAACATTAATATCATTACATATTATCATTAATCAaggaaaaagaatgaaaaatgaatgaatacgTTGTCAAGAGGAGGCATGTTGGCCATTTTTTGAGCTCCCTTTGAGATAATTACAGAAGCAAGATTGTGTCTCTGTGctgaaaagaaaaggaaaacattATGAAAGAATTAATCAAGAAACACACACAAAGCAAATCAATGCAGTTGAATAagaaactttatttttcttggaAACTACttacgaagaagaagaaagaagaagaagaagaagaagaagaagaagaaagagagaaaagtaaaataaagagGGTTTGGTTGTTGAGATTAACAAAGAAACCTTCTAAATAtgaaaagcaaaataaaagattataaaGAGAGTGTTCGACTAGAAGTGTctgttagtttttcttttgctttcctTTCTTATTACGGATAAGCTTatgataaaattgaatttgtaatgtttgttaaaattagcggttgaagtagtttataaatatgaaatgacataaaaataatatatttaattaatctttaatttcttttaatattacGGACTTCTTTCCAAACAAGCCTATTAGCTACTTGaaaattaacttatcaaaaAATGGTATAAGATATAATAAGTTCATGAGAAATCGGTGGTTACCAAACAAGTCTATGTTAGTCAAATAAGCTTATATGacataagttataagctcaaagATGGGACTTGACAAACACCCTTAATTGTGtgcctatgaagcacggatattCGTCGGGTTAGGCGTGTCCTAGAGTCGGACATGTGTCGTGTCCGATAcggacacgacaccgacacttgtaattacactgagttatgtaatttttttcaaaattattaacaGTGTCGATGTCCGTGTCATTTCCAGTGtctgtatccgtgcttcataggtctGTGGTGTATATGTaattacataaatatttttcaggGGATTTTGAATTTCTAATCCTAAAGGGAACTAACTAgcttacatatatatatatatatatatatatatgcaaggttgaatgattaaatttaaaagtaaCTCACCTCATTTCTCATGTATTACTTAATATACAAATATGTGTGTGATTAAATTTAATGAAGCagaaatatcattttaaatGGAGTACTTATTTATGTATGATCAAATACCAGTATTTCCTAACCTTTTTTCAATGTTCACCAATCTAGAAAGTCAACACAAAAACACTGAATGTATCAACATTAGGATGCTATATAAAATAACTAGGATTAACGTAtgaattatccaccatttgttcTGCTGTTTTACTAGGGATAATATAATCCATAGCCACCATTTAAGaatcaatgaatatttttggAACAGCAACCAGCAACAGCATTATCATCATTCtctttcttataaataagagatattGCACATTCTTTTACCTTGAAATCTGGTCTATACTTTGGCCAATGGTAACCATCCTCATACCTGCATATCTCAAAAGTGAAGTTGTGAGCACGAGAGAGCATCTGACCGATGCTAGAAGAATCCAAGCAATATTTCCAAAGAAATGTGTGATCATGAGTAATAAATCTTTGTTCACCCCTCCATTTGAAATAGTATATTACCTTAGCTGATCATTGCTAGGAAATGTGTTTACCATCATCAGATTTAACAACAAATCTGTAGCTAAAAACGCTATATCTTCTTTTTTCGTCATGGATATCCTCAAGTCCTAAAACAACACATAGGGCGAAACCCATGAGCCTATTATCAATGCACAAGTTTAGAGAATCTATGTTCAGAGTCACAGAATGTCCCTCACAATGGTAAGGGAACCAAGAAGGAACCGCACTCCTTGGAAAGCAATAGAACACAGACTTATATGCATCCTGAAGGATCCTCATATGTGCATCAGCTGCAAGGTTACTTTGAGCACTTGAATTTAGTTCTTGACTATTGgtgaaataaaatttgaagatGCCTTGATGACTCTCTTTAGAATCTGATGAACTTTTAGTCCTTGGACTTGACACTCTCCTAATAGATGGACAATCAAATGCCCACAAGTGTTCCAGAAATTGTGGTAGCTGTGGGATACATTGAAGTCTCTTGCAATCAGTTAAATCAAGCGATTTCAAGCTTGAAAGATGAGCAATACTCTCAGGAAGGTTAACAATACCACTTTCATGAAATGACAATTCTCGGAGTGATGACAAGCGACCAATGTCACTTGGGATTTTTGATAACTTTTCACAGCCTGAAAAATCAAGCTTGGAGAGAAGGGATATGTTACCAATGTTGTTTGGAAGATGCTCGATATCTCTGCATAAGTTAAGACTCAAGGTTTGAAGCCCAACCAAATAGTCCAACGATCAAGGGAGCTCTTTAATTGCTGCTTTTATTAAGCTAATGTGAGCAAAGTTTTCGGTAGGCTCCAAGATCTCTGGGAAGATCATCAGCATTGAGCAGCCATGCAAATCAAATTTTGCTAACTTCAGTTTGAAAATGCTGCTGGGAAGAGTTTCAAGTGATTCACAGAAGGTAAGGTCTAATTTGCACAGTTTGCTGAGACTTCCAATGGAATATGGAATAATCTCAAGCCTTGAACAATTGTACAAGCTCAACTCTTCTAGCCCGACCAGGCAGTTCCTTTATTGCTGTTTCGTATAAGATGAGAACCGTCAAATTTTCCGATGTTTCCTTAATTTCTGGGAACTCCTCCAAATTCGAGCAACCACGGAGGTGAAGTCTTTTgagaaatttcaatttcaaaaggtCAATTGGAAGGCTTATGAGTGATTCACAGTAAGAGAGGTCCAACCAACAAAGCTCATTGAGACTTGGAAATAATGAGGGTGAACCTTCTCTCAATACTTTTAAGTTTAGTAAGTGTATATTATCCTTTTGAATAGTAAGTTTTTTCAACTCATCACAGGCCAGGGGGTCAAAAGTATCCGAGAATTTC is from Medicago truncatula cultivar Jemalong A17 chromosome 1, MtrunA17r5.0-ANR, whole genome shotgun sequence and encodes:
- the LOC120578282 gene encoding protein FAR-RED IMPAIRED RESPONSE 1-like encodes the protein MEVVDGNGEHSIDGNEEQAVKEIGDNDSCTVDLEANGGQEPNIGMEFDSQENAYSFYTHYAKSVGFGISIKNSRRSKISREFIDVSYACTRYGKKRESSSQNPRPCLKVGCEASLRVKRICDGKWIVHSFIKDHNHELFPAYAHYFPCHRGINKAQKHSIETLHHVGVRTSKIFATMAKEYGGYENIGCLEKDVRNHLDKGRRLALESGDANAMLDCFMLMQEESPGFFYAIDMDDEGRMKNVFWVDAKGREDYQEFGDVISFDTTYITNKYKMPFAPFIGVNNHFQSRLLGCALLSDETKNTFIWLMKIWLRAMGGKPPNAIITDQDRAMKEAIKEVFPNSRHRFCLWHILRKVPEKLSHVLRDDEDFMRYLNICIYKSWSKQQFEDKWHEMVEKFDLFGDDWIHSLYEEREH